DNA sequence from the Caulobacter segnis genome:
GCCCGTGGCCTGGGCCGCGAAGTCCTGCAGGTCGTTGCCGGCCGTGAAGCTGTCGCCGTCGGCCTGGAAGATCACCACGCGCACGGCCGGATCCTTCTCGGCGGCCTCCAGGCTGTCGGCCAGCACGCCGTACATGGCGTTGGACAGGGCGTTCTTCTTTTCCGGACGCGCCAGGGTGAGGGTCATCACGCCGGCGTCGATCTCGACCTTGACGTGTTCGCTCGTCGTGGGGTCGGTCATTGTTGATCTCCCTTCGGGAACTTGGTCTGCAGGCTGGAGAGCCAGCGCGCGACCACGCCGATCTCATCGTCCGTGAAGCCCTCGGTCAGATGGGCGTTGACGCCATCGAGACCCGCTTTCGCGGCCTGGCGGGCGGCGCGGCCCTTGTCGGTCAGGTGCAGGCGCATGGCGCGGCCGTCCTTGGGATCGGCGCGGCGCTCGACCAGTTCGGCGCGGGTCATGCGGTCGATCAGGCCGGTCATGGCCGACGGGGCCAGGTCGAGGGCGTCAGCCGCCTCGCCGATCAGGGCGCCGTCCTGGTCGCCCAGATAGAAAAGCACGCCCGACTGCGCGGCGGTCAGACCACCGTTGGCCGCCATCTTGCCCTCGATCCAGCGCTGAACGCGCCGGTGACCGGCGTTGAGCAGGAAGATGAGTCGGCGATCGGCGGGCACGGACATGTTAGCCAGCCTATATTTCGCATACGAAATGTCAAACGGCCGTTTCTAGTCTGGACTAGAAATCTCACCGTCGGAAAACGCGCGGTACCAGGCCACGCCCTCGGCATCGAGCTCGCGCCGGATTCTGCCCCGCCGGATCAGGCAGTTGAGGTGAGCGAGCGCCTCGCCCGTGGCCATGCCCAGAAGATCGGACCCGATCGGCCGCGCGAACAAGGCCCCGAACGTGTCGACCACCCGCTTGGGCTCGGCCAGCTTCTTTTCCAGGCGCGAAAGGCCCCGCTCGTGCCCCGAGATCAGGCCGTCGATGCGTGTGTGCAGCCCTTCGAATGGATCGTTGTGGGCCGGCAGCACGATCACCTCGTCGGGCACGGTCGCCTTGACCTTGGCCAGCGACCGCAGCCAGTCGCTCAAGGGATCCGCGTCGGGTTCGGTCGGGAACACCGAGACGTTGGACGAGATGCGCGGCAGCACCTGGTCGCCTGAAATGAAGACGTTCAGCTCGGGCGCCCACAGGCAGGCGTGGTCGGGCGAGTGCCCCTGACCCGTCACCACCCGCCAGGTCCGGCCGCCGATCTCGAAATCCTCGCCGTCGGACAGCCGCCGATAGCTGTCGGGCAGGGCGTAGATCGCCTTGCCGAAGCCGCCGAAGCGGGCCTTGTAGTTCTCGATCGCGTCCTCGTCCCAGCCGGCGGCGTGGAAGAACTTCACCCCGTCCTCGGGGGCCTCGCGGCCGGTGTCGGCCACCAGCATGCGGCACTGGAAGTATTCCAGCCGCGTCATCCAGAGCCGGCAGTCGAACTTGCGAGTCAGCCAGCCCGCCAGGCCGATATGGTCGGGATGCAGGTGCGTAACGATTACCCGGGTGACCGGCTTGCCGCCCAGGGCGCCCGTGAACGCCGCCCGCCAGGCCTGGCTGGTCTCGCGGGTCTGGACGCCGGTGTCGACGATCGCCCAGCCCTCGCCGTCGGCGATGGCCCAGACATTGATGAACTGCAGCGATCCGCCCAGCGGCATCCGCAGCCACAGGACGCCGGGCGCGACCTCGACGGCCTCGCCCGAGCCCTGCTCCGGCGCGGTCTCGAACGGATAGACTAGACGCCCTTTTCGGGGTTCCTGAGTCTCGCCGGGCGCCTCGCCCTCTTCGAATCCGTCGCGCATTCCGTCCCCTTCACGCCCCGTTCAACCGACGCTTGTCCTTGATCCAACCCATTTTTTGCGCTCGGAGCCAGTCATCATCGCGCCTAGGTCGGACGGTATCTTGACCCCTGATACAAGCACGCGCTTATGTCCGCGCGAGGAATTCACCCAGGAGATGTTTCCCATGAAGCGTTTCGCGATCGGCCTGTCGGCCGCCCTCGCGGTCGCCATTCTCGTGCCGGCCGCCGTCATTTCGGCGCCGAAGGAAGAGAAGGGCAAGCCCGCCGCTGTCGACGCCAAGGCGCGCGAGGCGGGCATGAAGGAAGCCCCGGCCCTGATCCAGGCCAGCGGCGCCGGTTGCACGGTTTCGGACGCCCGCTTCATCGGCGAGGACAAGAAGGCTGGCGCCAAGTATTTCGAAGTCGCCTGTAACGAAGGCATGGGCTTCGCGCTGATCGCCAAGAAGGACGTGGCTCCGCAGGTCTACACCTGCCTGGAATCGAGCCAGCCGGGTCCCGACGGCAAGGTCGGCGGTCTGGCCTGTATCCTGCCCGGCAACGCCAACCCGGGCGCTGGCCTGGCCCCCTTCGTCCAGAAGGCCGGCGTGACCTGCGATATCGAAAACACCCGCGCCATCGGCTCGGGCGCCAAGAACTCGTACTTCGAAGTCGCCTGTAAGGGCGGCAGCGGCTACGTCGTCCAGACGGTCTCGCCGCTGAACATCAGCGGCGAAGTCACCGTCAACAGCTGCCTGCTGTACGAGGAAGGCGCCAATGTCAGCTGCAAGCTGACCAACCGTCAGACCCAGCTGCAGATCGTCGACACGCTGAACACCGCGGCGGCCTCGGCCGGCACGACCTGCGCCATCAAGGACAAGCGCTACATCCTCAGCACCAAGGCCGACAACTATTACGAAGTGTCGTGCCAGGACGGTAAGGGCTACGTCTACCAGCAGACCGCGACGACGGGCGCCTTCGCCCGCGCCATCCCCTGCGCCCAGGCCGGCTTCGTCGGCGGCGGCTGCACCATGACCGACGCGGTCGCGGCCCAGACCGAACAGGCCGGCTTCTACAGCAAGCTGGCGGCCAAGGCCGGTTTCCCCTGCGACGTCGAGAAGTACGGCATGCTGCCGACCAACGACCCGAAGAAGGAAATCGTCGAGCTGAAGTGCAAGAACAGCGACGCCGGCGCCATCGCCGTGTTCACCGCCACCGGCGGCACGGTCTATGACTGCCTGACGGCCGAGCTGAACGGCTTCCGCTGCTCCTTCACCAAGAAGGACACCCAGTACGCTCGCCTGACCAAGGACCTGGTCGGCTTCAACAAGGCCTCGTGCACCGTGTCGGACGCTCGCGTCATCGGCGCGACCGACACCGAGGGCTTCGTCGAAGTGGCCTGCTCGGACGGCCTGCCGGGCTGGGTGCTGGGCTATCCGACCGGCGTCGCCAAGCCGGCCGCCAAGGAGTTCCTCTCCTGCGTCCAGGCCAAGGGCATCGGCGGCGGCTGCAAGCTGCCGACCAACAAGGTCAAGGGCTGATCCCAGTCCTGATCCGATCTGAAGAAGCCCGCCCGGAGCGATCCGGGCGGGCTTTCTTTTTGCACGAGCCCCTGGATAAGTTCGGGCCATGCTTCGAACGCTGACCCTCGCCTTCGCCCTGCTCGCCTCGACCGCCCAGGCCCAATCGCTCGCCGGCGGACGCTATGTCTCGATGGGCAGCTCATACGCCGCCGGCCTGGGCGTCCCGCCGTACCAGGACGGGGCGCCGGCGCGCTGTACGCGATCGACCCGCAACTACGCCAGCCAGCTGGCGGCCAGGCGCGGCCTAACCCTGGTCGATGTCGGCTGCAGCGGGGCGCGGACCTCGGCGATCCTCCAGCCGTGGGGCGAGCTGCCGGCCCAGATCGATGCGGTGACCGCCGATACGGCCCTGGTCACCGTCACCATCGGCGGCAACGACATCGGCCTGGTCGGCGGCCTCTACGGCGCGTCGTGCCGCCAGCGGGGCGAGGCCAGCTGCGCGCCGGCGACCACGCCGACCGAGGCGGACTACGCCGCGCTGAAGACCGCCATGGCCAGCGTCGTCGCCGCGGTCCGCGAACGGGCGCCGAAAGCCCGGATCGTGCTGGTCGAGTATCCGGCGATCCTGCCGCCCCAGGGCGCATGCGCCGCCACGCCGCTGACCGAGGCGGACGCCGACGCCGCCCGGACCAAGGCCGCGCGCCTGCTGTCGATCACGCGGGAGGCGGCCGCCGCCGGCGGAGCGAGCGTGATCGCCGCCGCCGAGTTCAGCCGAGGCCACGACGCCTGCGCGGTCGAGCCGTGGATGAACGGCTATCCGGCCCCGCCCGGCGGCGCGCCCTATCACCCGAACCTGGCGGCCATGACCGCCATCGCCGAGGCGCTGGACGCGGCCCTGCCGCGCTAGTTCCTGTCTAGTTCAGGGCCGCCTCGATCAGGCGCGGTCCTGGCGTGGCCATGGCGCGGGCGAAGGCCGCGTCGAAGGCCTCGGCCGTCTCGGCGCGCTCGGCGGCCATGCCCATGCCTTGCGCGACCGAGACCCAGTCGATGCGCGGGTCGCCCAGGTCCAGCAGCCGCGAAGCCGCCGGTCCCGGATTGCCCGCGCCGGTGCGGGAAAGCTCGATGCCCAGAATGCGGTAGGCGTGGTTGGCGAAGACGACGACGGTGACGTCCAGCTTCTCGCGGACGATCGTCCACAGGCCCTGCACCGTGTACATCCCCGCCCCGTCGCCGGTCAGGGCCAGCACCTTGCGGTCCGGGCAGGCCACGGCCGCGCCGATCGCCAGCGGGATCCCCTGGCCTATCGCGCCGCCGGTCAGGGACAGCCAGTCGTGGGCCCGGGCGGCGCGGGTCTGGGTGAAGATCGGCAGACCGGCCGTCACCGCGTCGTCCGAGATCACCGTGTCCGCCGGCATGTGTCGCGCCACCGCGGCGCCGATCGCCCAGGCGTCCAGGCGGCCCGTCGGCGCCTCGGGCGGGGCGTAGGCCTCGACCGCCCCCGCCGCCGGCGCCCCGACCGCGTCGGCCAGGGCGTTCAGGGCCGCCGCCGCATCGACCTCGCGGCCGCACAGGGTCTCGACCGAGCAGCCTTCGGGCACGAGCACGCTGGGCCGATCGGGATAGGCGAAGAAGGCGACCGGCCGCTGGGTGGCGACCAACGCCATCAGGTCGACGCCCTCCAGGTCCTTCAGCGCCTGCTCGGCGAAATAGGGCAGCTTGTCGGGCCGGAAGCGGCCCTCGCCCCGCGCCTGGCGGGCGGTGAAGGTGTCGGTGATCACCCGCACGCCATGGGCGGCCAGGCGTCCGGCGGCCGCCAGCGCGGCCTCGCCGCAAGCGCCCGAGCCCAGCAGCAGCACCGGCTTGCTGGCGAAGGACAGCGCCTTGGCGACGGCCTCGACGGCGGCCTTGTCGGGCGCTTCGAAGGTCGGCGGCGTCACCACCGGGCCCTTCACCGTGGCCTCGTTCCAGGCCGCGTCAGCCGGCAGGACCAGGCAGGCGTTGCCGCCGGGCGTCCCGTAGCTGGCGACGATGGCCTCGGCGGTCAGCGGGCCGACGCTGTCGGCGCTTTCGGCCGACTTGACCCAAACCGAATTGGGCGCGGCCAGGGCGGCGATGTCGCTGTTCAGCGGGGCGTCAAAGCCGCGGTGATAGGTGGCGTGGTCGCCGATGACATTGACGATGGGGGTGTAGGCCCTGCGGGCGTTGTGCAGATTGGCCGCGCCGTTGGCGTAGCCCGGGCCCAGATGCAGCAGGGTGCAGGCGGGCTTGCCGGCCATGCGGCCATAGCCGTCGGCGGCGCCGGTAGCCACGCCCTCGAACAGGCACAGCACCGAGCGCATGCGCGGTTCGCGGTCCAGGGCCGAGACGAACTGCATCTCGCTGGTGCCCGGATTGGCGAAGCAGGCGGTCACTCCATTGTCGGCCAGGGTCGTGATCAGGGCGTCCGCGCCGTTCATGGTCTTCTCCGTACCGCCAGGTGATCCTTGCCTCTTGTCTCCGACATTTCGGCATTGGCCTCAACACGATTGCGCCCAGAGCAACACTCGTCGCAGTCTGAGCGAAAGAATCGGGGAGAAAACGCGCCATGAAGGTGATGAGCCCGGCCGCGCGCTGGACGCTGTTCGCATCGGCGATCGCCGGCGTCAGCTATGTCGCGACCTGGGGCCTGGACCTGCCGCCGATGGTCGAGACGGCTTGGAAGGGCGCCGGCGTCGCCCTGCTGGCGATCCACGCGGTGATCCGGGCCAGGAGCCTGGACGGCTGGCTGCTGGTCGCCGTCATGGCCCTGGGCGCGGCCGGCGACGTGCTGCTGGAGACCCATGGCCTGACGGTGGGAGCGTTTGCCTTCCTGCTGGGTCACGTCGTCGCCGTCGCGCTGTATCTGCGCCATCGGCGGCGCGCGTCGCTGCGGCCGT
Encoded proteins:
- a CDS encoding MBL fold metallo-hydrolase, which produces MRDGFEEGEAPGETQEPRKGRLVYPFETAPEQGSGEAVEVAPGVLWLRMPLGGSLQFINVWAIADGEGWAIVDTGVQTRETSQAWRAAFTGALGGKPVTRVIVTHLHPDHIGLAGWLTRKFDCRLWMTRLEYFQCRMLVADTGREAPEDGVKFFHAAGWDEDAIENYKARFGGFGKAIYALPDSYRRLSDGEDFEIGGRTWRVVTGQGHSPDHACLWAPELNVFISGDQVLPRISSNVSVFPTEPDADPLSDWLRSLAKVKATVPDEVIVLPAHNDPFEGLHTRIDGLISGHERGLSRLEKKLAEPKRVVDTFGALFARPIGSDLLGMATGEALAHLNCLIRRGRIRRELDAEGVAWYRAFSDGEISSPD
- a CDS encoding SGNH/GDSL hydrolase family protein — protein: MLRTLTLAFALLASTAQAQSLAGGRYVSMGSSYAAGLGVPPYQDGAPARCTRSTRNYASQLAARRGLTLVDVGCSGARTSAILQPWGELPAQIDAVTADTALVTVTIGGNDIGLVGGLYGASCRQRGEASCAPATTPTEADYAALKTAMASVVAAVRERAPKARIVLVEYPAILPPQGACAATPLTEADADAARTKAARLLSITREAAAAGGASVIAAAEFSRGHDACAVEPWMNGYPAPPGGAPYHPNLAAMTAIAEALDAALPR
- a CDS encoding lysoplasmalogenase, producing MKVMSPAARWTLFASAIAGVSYVATWGLDLPPMVETAWKGAGVALLAIHAVIRARSLDGWLLVAVMALGAAGDVLLETHGLTVGAFAFLLGHVVAVALYLRHRRRASLRPLFLIPAVTAIAWMLPHDRAAAPGIAVYSVFLSAMAAAALNSDFSLRTVGRGALMFVLSDLLIFARLGPLPDTLATGLAVWGLYYFGQMLICVGVGQRLEPKIA
- a CDS encoding acetolactate synthase large subunit, coding for MNGADALITTLADNGVTACFANPGTSEMQFVSALDREPRMRSVLCLFEGVATGAADGYGRMAGKPACTLLHLGPGYANGAANLHNARRAYTPIVNVIGDHATYHRGFDAPLNSDIAALAAPNSVWVKSAESADSVGPLTAEAIVASYGTPGGNACLVLPADAAWNEATVKGPVVTPPTFEAPDKAAVEAVAKALSFASKPVLLLGSGACGEAALAAAGRLAAHGVRVITDTFTARQARGEGRFRPDKLPYFAEQALKDLEGVDLMALVATQRPVAFFAYPDRPSVLVPEGCSVETLCGREVDAAAALNALADAVGAPAAGAVEAYAPPEAPTGRLDAWAIGAAVARHMPADTVISDDAVTAGLPIFTQTRAARAHDWLSLTGGAIGQGIPLAIGAAVACPDRKVLALTGDGAGMYTVQGLWTIVREKLDVTVVVFANHAYRILGIELSRTGAGNPGPAASRLLDLGDPRIDWVSVAQGMGMAAERAETAEAFDAAFARAMATPGPRLIEAALN
- a CDS encoding MarR family winged helix-turn-helix transcriptional regulator; the protein is MSVPADRRLIFLLNAGHRRVQRWIEGKMAANGGLTAAQSGVLFYLGDQDGALIGEAADALDLAPSAMTGLIDRMTRAELVERRADPKDGRAMRLHLTDKGRAARQAAKAGLDGVNAHLTEGFTDDEIGVVARWLSSLQTKFPKGDQQ